The following are encoded in a window of Mycobacterium sp. ELW1 genomic DNA:
- a CDS encoding TetR/AcrR family transcriptional regulator: protein MSHGLDGSRAKTDGRKRRWHQHKVERRTELVDGALEAVRQRGRDVSMDEIAAEIGVSKTVLYRYFVDKNDLTTAVMMRFAQTTLIPNLAGALSSNLDGFDLTREIIRVYVDTVATEPATYQFVMANSSASKTKVIADSEQIIARMLAVVLRRRMQRAGMDTGGVEPWAYLIVGGVQLATHSWMSSPRMSSDELIDYLTMLCWNALCGIVEAGGSLARFNSGPHPSPVLPPLT, encoded by the coding sequence ATGAGCCATGGCCTGGATGGCAGCCGGGCCAAGACTGACGGTCGCAAGCGACGCTGGCATCAGCACAAGGTCGAGCGCCGCACCGAATTGGTGGACGGGGCCCTAGAGGCCGTCCGCCAGCGCGGCCGCGACGTCAGCATGGACGAGATAGCTGCGGAAATCGGTGTGTCGAAGACCGTGCTGTATCGCTATTTCGTCGACAAGAACGACCTCACCACCGCGGTGATGATGCGCTTCGCGCAAACCACCCTCATCCCCAACTTGGCCGGCGCCCTGTCGTCGAACCTCGACGGCTTCGACCTCACCCGCGAGATCATCCGGGTGTATGTCGACACTGTGGCGACCGAGCCTGCGACCTACCAATTCGTCATGGCAAACAGTTCCGCCAGCAAAACCAAAGTCATCGCCGACTCGGAGCAAATCATCGCCAGGATGCTCGCGGTGGTGTTGCGCAGGCGCATGCAGCGGGCCGGGATGGACACCGGCGGCGTCGAGCCCTGGGCGTATCTGATCGTCGGTGGGGTTCAGTTGGCCACGCACTCGTGGATGTCGAGCCCGCGGATGAGCAGCGACGAGTTGATCGACTATCTGACGATGCTGTGCTGGAACGCACTGTGCGGCATTGTCGAAGCGGGCGGCTCGCTGGCCAGGTTCAACTCCGGCCCGCACCCGTCGCCGGTACTGCCGCCGCTCACTTGA
- a CDS encoding DUF445 domain-containing protein has product MAAKHRLPALPTEAVRTGTSLAESFAGADPEADAQRARALRRMKAVALSFLIGATVIFLACRWGQSLGGPAWIGYVGAAAEAGMVGALADWFAVTALFRHPLGLKIPHTAIIKRKKDQLGEGLGTFVRENFLSPAVVETKLRDAEVAGRLGKWLSEPSHAERVATEAGTVLRVVVELLNDDDIQQVIDRTIVRRLAEPQWGPPVGRVLGQLLAENRQEALLQLLCDRAFQWALNAGDTIERVVTRDSPSWSPRFVDQLVGERIHRELMDFTDKVRRDPNHELRQSANRFLFEFASDLQNDDATIARAEAVKEQLMERDEVTRAAETAWKTLKRLVLEGVDDPSSTLRTRVTESVMRIGESLRDDAELRDKVDNWIVRGAQHLVAQYGAEITTIITDTIERWDADEASRRIELHVGRDLQFIRINGTVVGSLAGLIIYTVAQLLF; this is encoded by the coding sequence GTGGCAGCCAAACACCGCCTCCCGGCGTTGCCGACGGAGGCAGTCCGCACAGGTACCTCCCTTGCGGAATCGTTCGCCGGAGCCGACCCGGAGGCGGATGCGCAACGAGCGCGTGCACTGCGCCGGATGAAGGCTGTGGCGCTGAGCTTCCTGATCGGTGCCACGGTGATCTTCCTGGCCTGCCGCTGGGGGCAGTCGCTGGGTGGCCCGGCCTGGATCGGGTACGTCGGTGCCGCCGCCGAGGCCGGGATGGTCGGCGCGCTGGCCGACTGGTTCGCCGTCACCGCGCTGTTCCGCCACCCGCTGGGGCTCAAGATCCCGCACACCGCGATCATCAAGCGCAAGAAGGATCAACTCGGCGAGGGCCTTGGCACCTTCGTGCGGGAGAACTTCCTGTCGCCGGCGGTGGTGGAGACCAAGCTGCGTGACGCCGAAGTCGCTGGGCGCCTTGGTAAGTGGCTATCGGAGCCGTCACACGCCGAGCGGGTGGCCACCGAGGCCGGCACCGTGTTGCGAGTCGTGGTGGAACTGCTCAACGACGACGACATCCAGCAGGTCATCGACCGCACCATCGTCCGGCGTCTCGCGGAACCGCAGTGGGGGCCGCCGGTGGGCCGGGTGTTGGGCCAACTGCTGGCGGAGAATCGCCAGGAAGCCCTGCTTCAGCTGCTGTGCGACCGCGCCTTCCAGTGGGCGCTCAACGCCGGCGACACGATCGAGCGCGTGGTCACCCGCGATTCACCCAGCTGGTCGCCGCGATTCGTCGACCAGCTGGTGGGGGAGCGGATCCACCGTGAGCTCATGGATTTCACCGACAAGGTGCGGCGTGACCCGAACCACGAACTGCGGCAATCGGCCAACCGGTTCCTGTTCGAGTTCGCCAGCGATCTGCAGAACGACGATGCGACGATCGCCCGCGCCGAGGCGGTCAAAGAGCAGCTGATGGAACGCGACGAGGTCACGCGTGCGGCCGAGACCGCGTGGAAGACGTTGAAACGCTTGGTACTTGAGGGTGTGGACGACCCGTCGAGCACACTGCGAACCCGCGTCACCGAGTCGGTGATGCGGATCGGGGAGTCGCTGCGCGACGATGCCGAGCTACGCGACAAGGTGGACAACTGGATCGTGCGCGGGGCGCAGCACCTGGTCGCCCAGTACGGGGCCGAGATCACCACGATCATCACCGACACCATCGAGCGCTGGGACGCTGACGAGGCGAGCCGTCGCATCGAATTGCATGTCGGACGCGACCTGCAATTCATCCGGATCAATGGCACCGTGGTCGGCTCGCTGGCTGGCTTGATCATCTACACAGTGGCGCAATTACTGTTCTGA